In the Chryseobacterium sp. MYb264 genome, one interval contains:
- a CDS encoding lipoprotein signal peptidase, translating to MKKILFVTFLILLIDQASKIYVKTHFNLDDSVSVLPGFKLTFVENPGMAYGLHFGGVIGKYFLVIVRVVLIGGMIYLFKKWLQRGESNYLLIPMAMIFAGAIGNLIDGMFYGLIFDSGTVYDQSIDRWIGYGGISKVVGFGNGYSTFMRGCVVDMLHFPLVDWNVPESWPLIGGKHIEFFKYIFNVADSAITVGAVLLLIFRKKAFPNGLEF from the coding sequence ATGAAAAAGATATTATTTGTAACGTTTCTTATTTTATTAATCGATCAGGCTTCAAAAATATATGTAAAAACGCATTTTAATCTGGACGACAGCGTTTCTGTTTTACCCGGATTTAAACTGACTTTTGTAGAAAACCCGGGAATGGCTTACGGACTTCATTTTGGTGGAGTTATCGGTAAATATTTTCTGGTGATTGTACGGGTTGTGCTGATCGGTGGAATGATTTACTTATTCAAAAAATGGTTACAAAGAGGAGAATCCAATTATCTTCTGATTCCTATGGCCATGATTTTTGCCGGAGCCATCGGAAATTTAATTGACGGAATGTTCTACGGTTTGATTTTCGACAGCGGAACCGTGTATGATCAAAGTATAGACCGCTGGATCGGCTATGGCGGAATTTCCAAAGTCGTAGGTTTCGGAAACGGATATTCTACTTTTATGAGAGGTTGTGTGGTAGATATGCTTCACTTTCCGCTGGTAGACTGGAATGTTCCTGAGAGCTGGCCATTAATTGGAGGCAAACATATTGAATTTTTTAAATATATTTTCAATGTAGCAGATTCTGCGATTACGGTAGGTGCTGTTTTATTATTAATTTTCAGAAAAAAAGCTTTCCCGAACGGATTGGAATTTTAA
- a CDS encoding M23 family metallopeptidase encodes MKIFLRLIVVVCLMSSMTAFAQNYPQGYFRNPLNIPINLAANFGAVRSNHFHMGLDIRTNSQENLSVVAAADGYVSRIKVERYGFGNAVYITHPNGYTTVYAHLNKYFDKLDEYVKNQQYKDEKWEQDISFSPNQFPVTKGQLIALSGNTGGSAGPHLHFEIRDTKTEECINPLLFGFNIPDGIAPIISGLYWYDRRFSTYEPGANGIVVKKAGSVYTSNIIQVNSPQISFAIKAVDKANQGFNLGIYDAELLMDGKLVYSFKIDRIHYNDTRYINGCVDYIKFVRDKMSIQHLSNLPGMKLPNYSSGSNGMINLSDNEIHNIEIILKDVNGNTSRLTTKVQMNNSSEKVSSNSKTVFPNESKTIKTENAEINLSKNAVYDAVNFNMSEKSDAEAVSNAIILNSPYIPVHDNYSLKIKPNRKLSNEEKNKTVIELNYGSDKNIIKPKWSGDWAEGQFNRLGTARLLLDNGLPSVSPSWKEGSVVTTSSLRLKGSTKIGDIESFRAELDGKWLSFARIKDDFVYVFDEKCPKGSGSHTLKVTTINTAGNSNTQTFTFQR; translated from the coding sequence ATGAAAATCTTTCTCCGACTAATCGTTGTTGTTTGTTTAATGAGTAGCATGACAGCATTTGCCCAAAATTATCCACAAGGCTATTTCAGAAATCCTTTAAACATTCCCATTAATCTCGCTGCGAATTTCGGTGCAGTCCGTTCCAACCATTTTCACATGGGATTAGATATTCGAACCAATAGTCAGGAAAACTTATCCGTCGTTGCCGCTGCAGATGGTTATGTAAGCCGAATAAAAGTAGAACGTTACGGTTTCGGAAATGCAGTTTATATCACTCATCCAAATGGTTACACTACGGTTTATGCTCATTTGAATAAATATTTCGACAAACTCGATGAATACGTAAAAAATCAACAGTACAAAGACGAAAAATGGGAACAGGATATCAGCTTTTCACCCAATCAGTTTCCTGTAACGAAAGGACAATTGATTGCTTTGAGCGGAAATACAGGAGGTTCAGCAGGGCCACATTTACATTTTGAGATTCGGGATACCAAAACGGAAGAATGTATCAATCCTTTGCTTTTTGGTTTCAATATTCCCGATGGAATTGCTCCGATTATCAGTGGATTGTATTGGTATGATCGTCGTTTTAGCACGTATGAGCCCGGTGCGAATGGAATTGTGGTGAAAAAAGCGGGAAGTGTTTATACTTCAAATATTATTCAGGTAAATTCTCCACAGATAAGTTTTGCAATAAAAGCGGTGGATAAAGCCAATCAAGGTTTTAATCTGGGAATTTATGATGCAGAATTATTGATGGATGGTAAATTGGTTTACAGTTTTAAAATTGACAGGATTCATTACAATGATACGCGTTATATCAACGGTTGTGTAGATTATATAAAATTTGTTCGCGATAAAATGAGCATTCAGCATTTATCGAATTTGCCGGGAATGAAATTACCGAATTACAGTTCCGGTTCGAATGGAATGATAAATCTTTCAGACAACGAAATTCATAACATTGAAATTATTTTGAAAGATGTTAATGGAAATACGAGCAGATTAACGACGAAAGTTCAGATGAACAATTCGTCAGAAAAAGTTTCTTCAAATAGTAAAACCGTTTTTCCAAACGAATCAAAAACCATTAAAACTGAAAATGCAGAAATCAATTTAAGCAAAAATGCAGTTTACGATGCTGTTAATTTTAATATGTCTGAAAAATCGGATGCAGAAGCGGTTTCAAATGCCATTATTTTAAACAGTCCATACATTCCGGTTCATGATAATTATTCGTTAAAAATAAAACCCAATAGAAAGTTATCCAATGAAGAAAAAAATAAAACAGTCATAGAACTCAATTATGGAAGCGATAAAAATATCATCAAGCCAAAATGGAGTGGCGATTGGGCAGAAGGACAATTCAACAGGCTCGGAACCGCGAGATTATTATTGGATAATGGTTTGCCATCCGTTTCTCCAAGCTGGAAAGAAGGATCTGTTGTAACTACAAGTTCATTGCGTTTAAAAGGAAGCACAAAAATCGGAGATATAGAATCTTTTCGTGCAGAATTAGATGGAAAATGGCTTAGTTTTGCCAGAATAAAAGATGATTTTGTCTATGTTTTTGATGAAAAATGTCCGAAAGGTTCAGGTTCTCATACTTTAAAAGTAACTACGATCAATACAGCAGGAAATTCAAACACGCAGACTTTTACTTTTCAGAGATAA
- a CDS encoding DUF2683 family protein gives MEALIVHPKNQMELNALKSVMKDMGIRYEKFHTRGAKTQNFEPRTPTKKENTRKNFKDKPKTNL, from the coding sequence ATGGAGGCATTAATTGTACACCCAAAGAACCAAATGGAGCTGAATGCACTGAAAAGTGTGATGAAAGACATGGGAATTCGTTACGAAAAATTTCATACACGAGGAGCAAAAACCCAAAATTTCGAGCCAAGGACTCCCACTAAAAAAGAAAATACTCGGAAAAACTTCAAAGACAAACCAAAGACGAACCTGTAA
- the ileS gene encoding isoleucine--tRNA ligase: MSQFKEYKNLNLIDVAENVAEFWKQNKTFNKSVEIREGQPEFVFYEGPPSANGMPGIHHVMARALKDIFCRYQTQNGKQVFRKAGWDTHGLPVELGVEKELGITKEDIGKKISIEDYNKACREAVMRYTDVWNNLTEKIGYWVDLEDPYITYKSKYMETVWWLLKQLYDKGLLYKGYTIQPYSPKAGTGLSSHEVNQPGAYRDVSDTTVVAQFKTLPETLPSFLQGFGEVHFLAWTTTPWTLPSNTALTVGPKIDYVLVKTFNQYTFEPINVVLAKALVGKQFAKKYAEGTEEDFANYTPEIKVIPYQILAEFKGADVVGIKYEQLLQYALPYQNPENAFRVISGDFVTTEDGTGIVHTAPTFGADDAKVAKEAQPEVPPMLVLDENKNPIPLVDLQGRFLSIVSDEIYGFANEYVKGEYLSEEEKNTELNIQKENLKSIIADLKAYLSVDERIALKLRKENKAFKVEKYVHSYPHSWRTDEPLLYYPLDSWFVKMTSLRSRLVELNETINWKPKSTGEGRFANWLENVNDWNLSRSRYWGIPLPIWRTEDLKEEKIIGSVEEIYNEIEKSIAAGFMTENPFKDFEIGNMSEENYALVDLHKNIVDQVILVSDSGRAMKRESDLIDVWFDSGSMPYAQLHYPFENKELIDNNKAFPADFIAEGVDQTRGWFYTLHAIGTAVFDSVAYKNVMSNGLVLDKNGVKMSKSKGNGIDPFETLAVYGPDATRWYMVSNANPWENLKFDIEGIDETRRKFFGTLYNTYSFFALYANVDGFNYSEKEVENRPEIDRWILSELNLLIKEVKAFYEDYEPTRVARAINTFVNDNLSNWYVRLCRRRFWKGDYSEDKISAYQTLYTCLETVAKLSAPIAPFFMDQLYQDLNKVTGKDTAESIHLTDFPVADESLIDTDLVEKTHLAQNITSMVFSLRKKENVKVRQPLQKVLIPVLDKKTEEQISAVSELIKQEVNVKEIQLINAEEAADLIVKQIKPNFKALGPKLGKDMKTVGGEIANFKAEQISTLEKEGKIDVQGYEITLNDVEISTKDIPGWTVTSDGKTTVALDLKLTDELKSEGIAREFINRVQNLRKDKDFELTDRINITLEESSPFLNDIRKNEEYISSEVLSSKIEIVSSLSNFNEIEIDEVNFKINVEKN; this comes from the coding sequence ATGAGCCAATTTAAAGAATACAAAAACCTCAACCTTATTGACGTAGCAGAGAATGTAGCGGAATTTTGGAAACAAAATAAAACTTTCAATAAAAGTGTTGAGATTCGTGAGGGGCAACCTGAGTTTGTTTTTTATGAAGGTCCGCCTTCAGCAAACGGTATGCCCGGAATTCACCACGTAATGGCCAGAGCGTTGAAGGATATTTTCTGTCGTTATCAGACCCAGAACGGAAAACAGGTTTTCCGTAAAGCGGGTTGGGATACACACGGACTTCCGGTAGAGCTTGGCGTGGAAAAGGAATTAGGAATCACTAAAGAAGATATTGGCAAAAAGATTTCAATTGAAGATTACAACAAAGCTTGTCGTGAAGCGGTAATGCGTTATACAGACGTTTGGAACAACCTTACCGAGAAAATCGGGTATTGGGTTGATCTTGAAGATCCGTATATCACGTACAAATCAAAATACATGGAGACGGTTTGGTGGTTGTTGAAGCAATTGTATGATAAAGGATTATTGTACAAAGGATATACTATCCAGCCTTATTCTCCAAAAGCAGGAACTGGACTTTCTTCACATGAAGTAAACCAGCCGGGCGCTTACCGTGATGTTTCTGATACAACAGTGGTTGCTCAGTTTAAAACATTACCGGAAACATTACCTTCATTTTTACAAGGTTTTGGAGAGGTACATTTCTTGGCTTGGACGACAACTCCCTGGACGTTGCCTTCTAACACCGCTTTGACAGTAGGTCCGAAAATCGATTATGTTTTAGTTAAAACTTTCAATCAATATACTTTTGAACCAATCAATGTTGTTTTGGCTAAAGCTTTGGTTGGAAAACAGTTTGCTAAAAAATATGCTGAAGGAACAGAGGAAGATTTTGCAAATTACACACCTGAAATAAAGGTTATTCCTTACCAAATTTTAGCAGAATTCAAAGGAGCTGATGTGGTTGGAATTAAATATGAGCAGTTATTACAATACGCTCTTCCTTATCAAAATCCTGAAAATGCGTTCAGAGTAATTTCCGGAGATTTTGTGACGACGGAAGACGGAACAGGTATCGTTCACACCGCGCCGACTTTTGGTGCTGATGATGCTAAAGTAGCAAAAGAAGCTCAGCCTGAAGTTCCGCCAATGTTGGTTTTAGATGAAAATAAAAACCCAATCCCGTTAGTAGATTTACAGGGAAGATTTTTATCTATCGTAAGCGACGAAATCTACGGTTTTGCCAATGAATATGTAAAAGGAGAATACCTTAGCGAAGAAGAAAAAAATACTGAATTAAATATTCAGAAAGAAAATTTAAAGTCAATCATTGCAGATTTGAAAGCTTATCTTTCTGTAGATGAAAGAATTGCTTTAAAATTAAGAAAAGAAAATAAAGCTTTTAAAGTAGAAAAATACGTTCACAGTTATCCACACAGCTGGAGAACAGATGAGCCTTTATTATATTATCCGCTGGATTCTTGGTTTGTGAAAATGACTTCATTGAGAAGCCGTTTAGTAGAACTGAATGAAACAATTAACTGGAAGCCGAAATCAACCGGAGAAGGACGTTTCGCGAACTGGTTAGAAAACGTAAACGACTGGAACCTTTCCCGTTCAAGATATTGGGGAATTCCTTTACCGATCTGGAGAACAGAAGATTTGAAGGAAGAAAAAATCATCGGTTCTGTTGAAGAAATATACAACGAAATTGAAAAATCGATTGCAGCAGGATTCATGACAGAAAATCCATTCAAAGATTTTGAAATCGGAAATATGTCTGAGGAAAATTATGCTTTGGTTGATCTTCACAAAAATATTGTTGATCAAGTAATTTTAGTTTCAGATTCAGGAAGAGCAATGAAGCGTGAAAGCGATCTGATCGACGTTTGGTTCGATTCAGGTTCAATGCCTTATGCGCAGTTGCACTATCCTTTTGAGAATAAAGAATTAATAGACAATAATAAAGCTTTCCCGGCAGATTTCATTGCAGAAGGAGTTGATCAGACTCGTGGTTGGTTCTACACGCTTCACGCAATCGGAACGGCAGTTTTTGATTCAGTTGCTTATAAAAATGTAATGAGTAACGGACTTGTTTTAGATAAAAACGGCGTGAAAATGTCAAAATCCAAAGGAAATGGAATTGATCCTTTTGAAACATTAGCCGTTTACGGACCGGATGCTACGCGTTGGTACATGGTTTCGAATGCGAATCCGTGGGAAAACCTGAAATTCGACATTGAAGGAATTGATGAAACGAGAAGAAAATTCTTCGGAACGTTATATAATACGTATTCATTCTTTGCTTTGTATGCAAACGTTGACGGATTCAATTATTCTGAAAAAGAAGTTGAAAACAGACCAGAAATCGACCGATGGATTTTGTCTGAATTAAACTTATTAATTAAAGAAGTTAAGGCATTCTACGAAGATTACGAACCGACAAGAGTGGCAAGAGCGATCAACACTTTTGTGAACGATAATTTATCCAACTGGTACGTAAGATTGTGCAGAAGACGTTTCTGGAAAGGAGATTATTCTGAAGATAAGATCTCGGCTTACCAGACTTTATACACTTGTCTTGAAACTGTTGCCAAATTATCGGCGCCAATCGCTCCGTTCTTTATGGATCAGTTGTATCAGGATTTAAATAAAGTAACAGGAAAAGACACTGCGGAATCTATTCACTTAACAGATTTCCCGGTTGCAGATGAAAGTTTAATTGATACCGATTTGGTTGAAAAAACGCATTTAGCACAGAACATTACAAGTATGGTTTTCTCTTTGAGAAAGAAAGAAAACGTAAAAGTTCGTCAACCGTTGCAAAAGGTGTTAATTCCCGTTTTGGATAAGAAAACAGAAGAGCAGATTTCTGCGGTTTCAGAATTGATCAAACAGGAAGTAAATGTTAAAGAAATTCAGTTAATCAATGCTGAAGAAGCGGCAGATTTAATTGTAAAACAGATCAAACCGAATTTCAAAGCGCTTGGTCCTAAATTAGGAAAAGACATGAAAACGGTTGGAGGTGAAATTGCCAACTTTAAAGCAGAACAGATTTCCACCTTAGAAAAAGAAGGAAAAATTGACGTTCAGGGATACGAAATTACACTAAACGATGTGGAAATTTCAACAAAAGATATTCCGGGATGGACCGTAACTTCTGACGGGAAAACAACTGTGGCATTAGATTTGAAGCTAACAGATGAATTAAAATCTGAAGGGATTGCAAGAGAATTTATCAACAGAGTTCAAAACCTGAGAAAAGACAAAGATTTTGAATTAACTGACAGAATAAACATCACATTGGAAGAAAGCTCTCCATTCCTGAATGACATCAGGAAAAATGAGGAATATATTTCGTCCGAAGTCTTGTCAAGTAAAATAGAAATTGTATCTTCACTTTCAAATTTTAACGAAATCGAAATAGATGAGGTTAATTTTAAGATAAATGTTGAAAAAAATTAA
- a CDS encoding phenylacetate--CoA ligase family protein — protein sequence MEFYPSIEKSDRQEIKKFQEQKLQELLTYLETYSPFYQRLFKENKINISDIQTLEDLQKIPTTTKNDIQQNNDDFFCITPDKIVDYSTTSGTLGDPVTFGLSDNDLERLAYNEAISFACAGVQKGDVVQMITTIDKRFMAGLAYFLGLRKMGASVVRMGPGIPELQWDSIFRYKPKYLITVPSFLLKMIDYAEKHGIDYKNSSVYGAVCIGESIKNQDFTDNILSQKIKEKWNIKLFSTYASTEMSTAFTECEEQIGGHQHPELIITEILDDEGNLVKEGESGELTITTLGVEALPLLRFKTGDIVKAHYEPCKCGRNTMRLGPVIGRKQQMIKYKGTTLYPPAMNDILNDFNNILCYQIVIQSNEIGLDEIIIKISTDSDSENFVNEVRDHFRAKLRVSPKIEIIDFDVLSKFVFNPNSRKPITFTDLR from the coding sequence TTGGAATTCTATCCATCAATCGAAAAATCAGACCGTCAGGAAATAAAAAAGTTTCAGGAGCAAAAACTTCAGGAACTGTTGACTTATCTTGAAACTTATTCCCCTTTTTATCAAAGACTTTTCAAAGAAAATAAAATCAATATTTCGGATATTCAGACGTTGGAGGATTTACAGAAGATCCCGACGACGACAAAGAACGATATTCAGCAGAATAACGACGATTTCTTCTGTATCACACCTGATAAAATTGTGGATTACAGCACAACTTCAGGAACATTGGGAGATCCGGTAACTTTTGGACTGTCAGACAATGATCTTGAAAGATTGGCTTATAATGAAGCGATTTCTTTTGCTTGCGCAGGAGTCCAGAAAGGTGATGTGGTGCAAATGATTACGACCATTGATAAAAGATTTATGGCTGGGCTTGCCTATTTTTTAGGGTTAAGAAAAATGGGAGCGAGCGTGGTCAGAATGGGGCCTGGGATTCCGGAACTTCAATGGGATTCTATTTTTAGATATAAACCAAAATATTTGATTACCGTTCCGTCGTTTTTATTAAAAATGATCGATTATGCCGAAAAACATGGAATCGATTATAAAAATTCCAGCGTTTATGGTGCGGTTTGCATCGGAGAAAGCATAAAAAATCAGGATTTTACAGATAATATTTTATCTCAAAAGATTAAGGAAAAGTGGAATATTAAGTTGTTTTCAACCTATGCTTCCACAGAAATGAGCACGGCTTTCACGGAATGCGAAGAACAAATAGGAGGTCACCAACATCCTGAATTAATTATCACCGAAATTCTTGACGACGAAGGAAATCTCGTTAAAGAAGGCGAAAGTGGAGAACTAACGATTACAACTTTAGGCGTTGAAGCACTTCCTTTATTAAGATTCAAAACGGGAGATATTGTGAAAGCGCATTACGAACCTTGCAAATGCGGAAGAAATACGATGAGGTTAGGACCCGTGATCGGGAGAAAACAACAGATGATTAAATACAAGGGAACGACTTTGTATCCGCCGGCGATGAACGATATTTTGAATGATTTCAATAATATTTTGTGCTATCAAATCGTAATTCAGTCGAATGAAATCGGGTTAGATGAAATTATCATTAAAATAAGCACAGACAGTGATTCCGAAAACTTTGTGAATGAGGTGAGAGATCATTTCAGAGCAAAATTAAGGGTGAGCCCAAAAATTGAAATCATTGATTTTGATGTTTTGTCTAAATTCGTTTTTAATCCTAACAGCAGAAAACCGATTACATTCACCGATTTAAGATAA
- a CDS encoding SanA/YdcF family protein, whose amino-acid sequence MKKITKNIFKFFLLLLVAGIIFIVWANYSIRKNSDAYISYHIADIPETKTALLLGTSKNLNSGLPNAYFYNRIEAAVDLYKSRKIKYIIVSGDNSTKDYNEPEDMLLTLVKYGIPEDKIFLDHAGFRTLDSVVRAKEIFGQTKLVIISQKFHNERAVFLAKENGIDAFGYNAKDVNKYAGFKTNLREYLAKAKAYYDLLLGVEPKFGGEKILIP is encoded by the coding sequence ATGAAAAAAATCACTAAAAACATTTTTAAATTTTTCCTGCTTCTTTTAGTTGCAGGAATTATTTTTATAGTATGGGCGAATTACAGCATCAGGAAAAACAGCGATGCTTATATCTCTTACCATATTGCCGATATCCCCGAAACAAAAACCGCGCTCCTGTTGGGAACAAGCAAAAACCTGAACAGCGGTCTTCCGAATGCCTATTTTTATAACCGAATTGAGGCCGCGGTAGATCTTTATAAGAGCCGAAAGATAAAATACATTATCGTAAGTGGAGACAATAGCACCAAAGATTATAACGAGCCCGAGGATATGCTATTAACTTTAGTGAAATACGGCATCCCCGAAGATAAAATTTTTCTGGATCATGCTGGATTCCGAACGCTGGATTCTGTAGTAAGAGCGAAGGAAATCTTCGGTCAGACAAAATTGGTGATTATTTCCCAGAAATTTCACAATGAAAGAGCGGTATTTTTAGCCAAAGAAAACGGAATCGATGCTTTCGGATATAACGCAAAAGATGTGAATAAATATGCAGGTTTTAAAACCAATTTGAGAGAATATCTGGCAAAAGCAAAGGCGTATTATGATTTACTTTTGGGCGTTGAACCTAAATTTGGAGGAGAAAAGATTTTGATTCCTTGA
- a CDS encoding TraR/DksA family transcriptional regulator, whose protein sequence is MSDERVRYSDADLQEFKAVIKEKIEKAENDLKLIRESFINDQNNGTDDTSPTFKAFEEGAETLSKEQNSILAGRQEKFVRDLKNALIRIENKTYGVCRVTGKLIPKERLLAVPHATLSIEAKNMQK, encoded by the coding sequence ATGTCAGACGAAAGAGTAAGATATAGTGATGCTGATTTACAAGAGTTTAAAGCAGTCATCAAAGAAAAAATAGAGAAAGCAGAGAACGATTTAAAACTGATCAGAGAAAGTTTTATCAACGACCAGAATAATGGAACAGATGATACTTCTCCCACATTTAAAGCGTTTGAAGAAGGTGCTGAAACTTTAAGTAAAGAGCAGAACTCTATTTTAGCGGGAAGGCAGGAGAAATTCGTACGTGATTTGAAGAATGCTTTGATAAGAATTGAAAACAAAACGTATGGTGTTTGCAGAGTAACAGGTAAGCTGATTCCTAAAGAAAGGCTATTGGCTGTTCCACACGCTACCTTAAGCATTGAAGCGAAAAATATGCAGAAATAA
- a CDS encoding DUF6576 domain-containing protein has protein sequence MSELLVLIIIIIVILGFFNRERIKNRFFPNEKRNYTIDDQFNSDKREREKEIDGLLSKMGKNGVNDLSAKDRKRLDELSKK, from the coding sequence ATGAGCGAATTATTAGTTTTAATCATTATCATTATTGTAATTTTGGGATTTTTCAACAGAGAACGGATCAAAAACAGATTCTTTCCCAATGAAAAAAGAAATTATACCATAGATGATCAGTTTAATTCTGATAAACGCGAAAGGGAGAAAGAAATAGACGGGCTTTTAAGCAAAATGGGCAAGAACGGAGTGAATGATTTGTCCGCAAAAGACAGGAAGAGACTCGATGAATTGTCCAAAAAGTAA
- the trpS gene encoding tryptophan--tRNA ligase: protein MSRILTGIQATGTPHLGNLLGAIIPAIELSKQAGNESFLFIANLHSLTQIKDAKELKQNTYEIAAAWLACGLDTEKTFFYRQSDIPETCELSWHLSCFFPYQRLTLAHSFKDKADRLQDVNAGLFTYPILMAADILLYDAEIVPVGKDQLQHLEIARDVASRFNNQMGEVFVLPQSELQEDTKYVPGVDGHKMSKSRGNIINIFLPEKELKKQVMSIESDSKSLEEPKDPETDKTFAIYQLIATPEQTEELRAKYVAGNFGYGHAKKELLDLILVRFERERELFSYYMNNLDELEAKLQEGATKTRVIATETIKRVRESLGI, encoded by the coding sequence ATGTCAAGAATTCTTACCGGCATTCAAGCCACCGGAACACCACACCTTGGGAACTTGTTGGGTGCTATTATTCCTGCGATTGAACTATCAAAACAGGCAGGAAACGAATCTTTTTTATTTATCGCAAATCTGCATTCTTTAACTCAGATAAAAGACGCGAAAGAATTGAAACAAAATACCTACGAGATTGCTGCGGCTTGGCTTGCTTGTGGATTAGATACCGAAAAAACATTTTTTTACAGACAGAGTGACATCCCTGAAACCTGTGAACTATCTTGGCATTTATCATGTTTTTTTCCTTATCAGAGATTAACGCTGGCGCATTCATTTAAAGATAAAGCAGACCGTTTGCAGGATGTAAACGCAGGTTTGTTTACCTATCCGATTTTGATGGCTGCCGATATTTTATTGTATGATGCTGAAATCGTTCCTGTTGGAAAAGACCAGCTTCAGCATTTGGAAATTGCGCGTGATGTAGCTTCCAGATTCAATAATCAGATGGGCGAAGTTTTTGTTTTGCCTCAATCTGAACTTCAGGAAGACACCAAATACGTTCCAGGAGTTGACGGACATAAAATGTCTAAATCCAGAGGAAATATCATCAATATTTTCTTACCTGAAAAAGAACTAAAAAAACAGGTGATGAGTATTGAATCCGATTCAAAATCATTGGAAGAACCTAAAGATCCTGAGACAGATAAAACATTTGCCATCTATCAACTGATTGCAACACCTGAGCAGACGGAAGAATTGAGAGCAAAATATGTAGCCGGAAACTTTGGTTACGGTCATGCGAAAAAAGAACTTTTGGATTTGATCCTGGTAAGATTTGAAAGAGAAAGAGAATTATTCTCTTATTACATGAACAATCTTGATGAGTTGGAAGCAAAACTTCAGGAAGGAGCAACAAAAACGAGAGTGATTGCTACTGAAACTATTAAAAGAGTGAGAGAAAGTTTAGGAATTTAA